The DNA window TGAGAAGAGACTTGGTTCCGGATTGTAAAGCCCGGTCCCACATCTCTCTGCTTCCGCCTCGTGCGCTTCGTGTACCTGCTGCTGTCGCTGAGGCTCAGATCCAACAGATGAGCTTGTCTTCTCAACCCTTCGTTGTGAAAATCGGCGACGTTTCGGTATTCCGGCGTACTTCGGTTATTTACTTGGAACTGGAAGCCGGGCAGGCACAGCTGGAGCAGCTGCATCACAAATTGTCGTGTGAAGCTTTGGAGTTTGACGAGCCCTATCCGTTTCACCCTCACGTCACTTTGGCGCAAAATTTTGAGCTGTGTACGGTGGCGGAGCGATTGGAAGCGGCAAGAGAGCGTTGGAAGGCTTATACCGGATCGCGGGAGTTCCTCCTGGACCGTGTGGTGTTTGTGCAGAACTCCTCAACCAATTGCTGGACAGACTTGCGTTCTTTCGATTTGAAGGGACTTCCGGTGACGCCGGGGCAGGCACTCCAGCCTCAGTTTATTCAAACATTTTGAGTTGTTGAACGACGGGAGTTGGCTTCTTCTTGAGAGGGCTGCCAATGACTCCCAATACTTCAAACCCTTCGATCGCCATTCGCGGGATAAGCACTCGTTGCACGCCGGCCGAGGGGTCGGGCGGTGTGATGAGCAGCGCATTGGGGTCAAGAACACTTACGTTATTCTGCATGATGGCCTCCAGCCAGTCGCCGTCCCGGAACTGAAGCCGGATCCAGAGCCCCTGCTGCCTTGGCCGCACGGCATATTGGCTGCGGGTCCAGGGAGGGCCGTCAATCCAGTCGCGGACGAAGCAGAGTGACTTGATTTGCTTCATCGGAAAACTCTGGACCGAGCCGTCCCGATTGAGGAGCTGGAC is part of the Bryobacter aggregatus MPL3 genome and encodes:
- a CDS encoding 2'-5' RNA ligase family protein — protein: MGSCSPPREAINQYALVTYLPDELGMFLDQMRRDLVPDCKARSHISLLPPRALRVPAAVAEAQIQQMSLSSQPFVVKIGDVSVFRRTSVIYLELEAGQAQLEQLHHKLSCEALEFDEPYPFHPHVTLAQNFELCTVAERLEAARERWKAYTGSREFLLDRVVFVQNSSTNCWTDLRSFDLKGLPVTPGQALQPQFIQTF
- a CDS encoding DUF6982 domain-containing protein, with the translated sequence MVYRFDREAVPGFVDSNSPFQGSEVQLLNRDGSVQSFPMKQIKSLCFVRDWIDGPPWTRSQYAVRPRQQGLWIRLQFRDGDWLEAIMQNNVSVLDPNALLITPPDPSAGVQRVLIPRMAIEGFEVLGVIGSPLKKKPTPVVQQLKMFE